The Chitinimonas arctica region TCAACGAGGAGCGAGTGATGTCTAGATCTTTATTCCTGAAGGTATTGGCCATCGGGGTGCTGGCGCTGCTGCTGCTGATCCCGCTGTCCATGGTGAGCGGCATGGTGTCGGATAGGCAGATGTTCCGCGAGCAGGCCATCAAATCGATTTCGGATGGCACGGCCGGCAGCCAATTGCTGGCCGGACCGGTCTGGGTGCTGCCCTACCGGCAACAGGTGCAAGTCACGGCCAGCGACAATTCGGGCGCCACGCATACCGCCTGGCGCGATTTCCAGGTGCGCGTGCTGCCGGATAAACTGGCCGTGGGTGGCCGCCTGCGCACCGAGATGTTGCGGCGGGGGATCTACGAGACCCAGCGCTACACCGCCGACCTGACCGTCAAGGGCCACTTCGTGCTGCCGGCCAATGCGGGTCTGGCGGCGGATGCCACGCGGCAATGGGGTCAGCCTTATTTAAGCGTGGGTGTGCAGGATGTGCGCGGCATCAAGGCCAGTCCCACCACGGAATGGGGTAAGGAAAAGGTCGGTTTTGCACCGGGTGCCAAGCTGAAAGCCCTGGGCAGCGGTATCCACGCCATGTTGCCGAACTACGATGGCAACGCCGTCACCGTGCCCTTCAGCTTCAAGCTGACACTGGATGGGATGGATGATTTGAGTTTGCTGCCGCTGGGTCGCGATACCGAGGTTTCGCTGCAATCGGATTGGCAAACACCCAGCTTCTTCGGCCGCTTCCTGCCGGAAAACCGCGATTATGGTCCACAGGGCTTTACGGCACGCTGGCGTGCGTCCTGGTTCTCCAGCAATTTGAGCGAGCATTTCGAAAACTGCGTGCAGAGCAATGAATGCGACCCGTTCCGTGGCGCCAGCATGGGCGTGCGCCTGGTCGAGCCGGTAGATGTCTACTTGCAGAGTGAACGGGCGGTGAAGTATGGCTTTCTGTTTGTCTTTCTCACCTTCTGCACCTTCTTCCTGACGGAAGTACTCAAGCGCGTCAGCATCCATCCGGTGCAGTACGGCCTGGTCGGCATGTCGCTGGCGGTGTTCTTCCTCCTGCTATTGTCCTTTGCCGAGCAGTGGTCCTTTACGCCGGCCTATTTGTTGGCGGCGACAGCCTGCGTTGCACAGAATGGCTTCTATGCCGCCCATGCCCTGGGCAGCAGATTGCGGGGCCTGGCATTTGCCGCGCTGCTGGCGGGCCTCTATGCGATGTTATTCGTCCTGCTGCGCTCGGCCGATCATGCTCTGCTGCTGGGTTCCATCCTGTTGTTCGGCCTGTTGACGGCCGCGATGGTGCTGACCCGCAAGCTGGATTGGTATGGCTTGAACAATGTGGAGGAGAAATAAATGTCAATGTACGTCCCTTGCTTGTCGGGACGGGCGGCCACGCCCACCAGCCTGCGCCGCACGATACGGGCGGCGCAGTGGTGCGGGCTGCTGCCCATGCTGGGCGGCAGCCTGATCCTGGGGGGGTGGGTCTATAGCGCCGCCAATTTCCTGCCGCTGATCGGTCTGCTCAATGTGCTGTTGGGATTCGCCCTGTTCGGCGCGGGAGCGGGCTTGATCTACGCCGCCTACTTGCGCGCCGGCAGGCGCCGGGTACCCGGCGCGGGCCTGGCGATTGTCCTGCTGATGGCCAATTTCCCGCTGGCGCTGTTGTTTGGCGGGGTGGCCGCCCAGGTGGAGGAGCAGCGTCTGCAAGCGGCGGCCTGCGTGCCGGCCGCGACTTTGCAACACGCCGAGCCGACCGGCCTGGCCGACGCGCGGAGACGGCCATGCTGAGCACTTACAGGACGTAACGGGCCAGGTCTTCGGACTGGGCCAGTTCGCCCAGGCGCTTATCGACAAAACCGGCGTCGATGCTCACCTTGCCCGCCAGCGCGCTGAAGGCCACGTCTTCCAGCAGGCGTTCCATGACCGTGTACAAGCGGCGCGCACCGATGTTTTCGGTCTTCTCGTTGACCTGGAAGGCGATCTCGGCCAAGCGGCGGATGCCGTCGGGGGTGAATTCCAGCACGACTTCCTCGGTGGCGAGCAAGGCCTGGTATTGCTTGGTCAGGCAGGCGTCGGTACCGGTGAGGATCTGTTCGAAATCGGCCACCGACAGGGAGTCGAGTTCGACCCGGATGGGGAAGCGGCCCTGCAGTTCGGGAATCAGGTCGGATGGCTTGGCCAGATGGAAGGCGCCCGAGGCGATGAACAGGATATGGTCGGTTTTCACCATGCCGTACTTGGTGCTGACCGTGGTGCCTTCCACCAGCGGTAGCAGATCGCGCTGTACGCCCTGGCGCGAGACGTCGCCGCCGTGGCCTTCGCTACGGCTGGTGACCTTGTCGATCTCGTCCAGAAAGACAATACCGTTCTGTTCCACCGCCATCAGCGCTTCGGCTTTCAGTTCTTCCTGGTTGATCAGGCGGCCGGCTTCCTCCTCGATCAGCAGCTTCATGGCTTCGGGCACCTTGAGCTTGCGGGTGCTGCGCTTTTGCTGGGCAATGCCCTGGAACATGGTCTGGATCTGGTTGCTGAGATCCTCCATGCCCGGAGGCGCGAAGATCTCGGCGCTGATGCCGCCGTCGGATACTTCGATTTCGATCTCGCGGTCGTTCAGCTTTTCCTCGCGCAGCATCTTGCGGAATTTCTGGCGGGTCTCGCCGGACTCGCCGCCTGGGCTCGACTGGCTGCCGAATTGGCTGGGGTGCGGCGGCAGCAAGGCGTCCAGCACGCGTTCCTCGGCGGCTTCTTCGGCCAAGCCGCGCACCCGTTTGGTGGCGATATCGCGGGTTTGCTTCAGCGCCATCTCGACCAGGTCGCGAATGATGCTGTCTACATCGCGGCCGACATAGCCGACTTCGGTGAACTTGGTGGCCTCCACCTTGATAAACGGGGCGTTCGAAAGCCGCGCCAGGCGGCGGGCGATCTCGGTCTTGCCCACCCCGGTCGGTCCTATCATCAGGATGTTCTTGGGGGTGATCTCGCTGCGCAGCGGCTCGCCGACCTGCTGGCGCCGCCAGCGATTGCGCAGGGCGACCGCCACCGCGCGCTTGGCCTTGTGCTGGCCGACGATATGTTTGTCCAGCTCGTGGACGATTTCCTGAGGGGTCATCTGGCTCATGTTTTGCCTTTATCGATCGGATGAGGCCGACCTTTCTGCGGAAACCCGGCGGCTTTTGGCCAACCGGGGGCTACAGTGTTTCGATCAGATGGTTCTGATTGGTGTAGATGCAGATGTCACCGGCGATTTCGAGTGATTTTTTGACAATCAGTTCAGGCGCCAGCTCGGTATGTTCGAATAAAGCGCGGGCGGCGGCCTGGGCGAATGCCCCGCCCGAGCCGATGGCGGCAATACCTTGTTCGGGTTCAAGCACGTCGCCATTGCCGGTAATGACCAGGGTGGCGGTCTTGTCCGCCACGATCAGCATGGCTTCCAGGCGCCGCAGCATGCGGTCGGTACGCCAATCCTTGGCCAATTCCACGGCGGAACGCAGCAGGTGGCCCTGGTGCTTTTCCAGCTTGGCTTCGAAACGCTCGAATAGAGTGAAGGCATCGGCGGTACCGCCGGCGAAGCCGACGATCACCTTGTCGTGATAAAGCTTGCGCACCTTGCGGGCGGTGGATTTGATCACCACATTGCCTAGGGTGACCTGGCCGTCGCCGCCCAGGGCGACCTGGTCGCCTCGGCGGACTGAAAGAATGGTGGTGCCGTCAAATTGCTGCATGGGACTTGTCCGAGGGAGTGGGATACTTCCCTGAACATGGGGGGCTTACGCTTGGATTACAAGCTCACGACGAATCGGCGGACGGTACGCCGGGACGTGCTTATTTTTTCCGGACGATGGTGGCGACTTCGGCGATGCCCATGATGCGGAACAGGGCCACGATCAGTTCATTGGCACCGATCAGGGTGACATGCTTGGACTGCGCGGTGAGCGCCACCAAGGTATTCATCAGCATGCCGGCGCTGACGAAGTCCACTCGCGGTACGCGGGAAAAATCTATCCGTACCTCGCTATGCGTATTGGCGTACTCGTGCAGCGGGGCAAAGACGGCGTCGCTGGCCGAGATGATGGCGCCTTCGAACTTGAAGGCATCCTCGTCGGGTTCCGGCGGCGGCGCTTCGGCCCGCAGCTTGGCATCGTCGGCGGCGACCTCGGCCACGGTCTTGGTCTTGGCGGTGGCATCCCAGGAGGGCGGCGACATCTCGTAGGTGATGGCGTAATCCACCGCGGTGTTCTCGAAATCCTCCTGCAAGCCCAGCAGCTGGAAGATTTCCATCAGCAGCAGCCAGTAGGGCGCTTCTTCTTCCACCCGGCGCATGACTTCGATGCGGGTTTTGAGCTTTTCGGCGAAGGCGGGCCCTCCCGTAGGCTGGAACTTGGCTTTCTTCTTCTTGAATTTGACCCAGCGGGCCACGATGGCTGCCGCGGCGGCCGATTCGATCTGATCGATCCGGCCGAAATCGACGCGGACGGCCACCCCGGTCTGGGTGTGCTTTTCCAATTGGTCGAGCAAGCCTTCGATACCGTCGGCGATAACCTTATGGGGAAACAGGAAATACGGGCCGCCGGCCTTGGCCGCCTGGGGGGCCGCCGCCGGTTTGCTGCTCGCCCCGCCGCTTTGCCAGACCGGCGCGCTGCGTTCGAACTCCACCACGAATTTCAGGGCAAGCTCGTCGAACTCGGCGCGGCGATTGCGCATTTGATAAAGGTCGAACAGCATCAGCCAGGTGTCGAAGGCATGGTGGCCTTCGGCGGTGACGATATCGCCGGCCAGGATGGAAATGGCATCGTCGATCTGGTCGTTGGCGAAGCTGACCGCCGCCTGCTCCATGGCCGGCGACAGCATATCGCTTTCGGCCACATCGATCTTGGCGGCGGATATCGTTGCCGGACCGATGGTGGTGAAGTCGAGTACCGGCAACTCGCGTTGCGCCTCGGCTGCTTCCACCGATTCCACAGCCTGCCCGCCCGGCGGGACGGCAGCCTTGGGCTGGACCAGTCGCGGTGCCTTGGGCAGCGGTTCGTCCGGCGTTACGTCTTTTTTCTTGAAGAAGGAAAACACCACAATTTTGCCCCGATAGCCCGCGCTTCTCACGCGCGGTGCGCCGATTCTACTGCCTGAGGTGGAAAATGCGCACCCCTTGTCTGCAAGGTACACACGTCAGTCTACCGCTTGGACGGTGCTGGACAAGCCCCGCGTATGCTAATTCAGAGCTGGCCGCGTACCTGGAAGCTGACCAGGGCACGTTGCCCGCCGCCGCTATCGACCAGCGCCAAGCGATGCTTGCCGGCTACGGGCCGCCAGTACCGTGCCGTCCCGGCCGGTCCAAGCCGCTGTCCGTCCAGTTGCCAAAAAAGCCCGTCGGCATTGGCGGCACGCAATTGCAGCCGTTGCCGTTCGACCGGAATATCGGGGTCGAGTGCGACGATCAATTGCTCGGCGGGGTAGACGATGGTCGGCCCCAGCCGGCTGGAAGCCAGCTCCACGCTGTCCTGGCCGGTGCCGGCCAGGAAATATTCACGCCGCGCCGCTTCGACGGCCGGCTGGTAATGGATGCTGCGCGCTTCGATGCCGGCCAGCATGGGGGGCGCGATGGCACCGTCGCCCAGCCGGGCAACGATGGCTCGCCAGGCGGGGGCCGCACCGCTGACGCCGGAAACGTCCCACATGGCCTCGCCATCGGCATTCCCCACCCAGACGGCGATGGTGTGGCGGCGGGTAAACCCGACCGCCCAGTTGTCGCGCATATCCTTGCTGGTGCCGGTCTTGACCGCCGTCCAACTGGGTGTGGCCAGGGCATTGTCCAGGCCGAAGGCCGGTGCGCGGGCGGCCCGGTCGGACAGGATATCGCCCACCAGCCAGCTGGCCGCGCTGTCCAGTACCGCCGGTCCCGCGAGGGAGTGCCGGCCGGGCGGGCTGCTCAGACGCCAGGGCGACTGGCGGCCGCCGTTGGCCAGGGTGCGATAGGCATTCGCCAGGTCGATCAGCCTGACTTCGGCGGCGCCCAGGGCCAAGCCATAGCCGTAGTGCTCGGGCGGTTGCGGCAGATTCAGCCCCAGCTGCTTCAACCGCGCGTGGAAGTCGTCCAGGCCGACCAGCAGCAAGGTGCGAACCGCCGGGATATTCAAGGAAGACGCCAGCGAGGTGCGCACGCTGACCGGTCCCCGGAAGCTGTGGTCATAATTCTGCGGAATATACTGGCCGGCCGGGGTGTCCAGCGCAACCGGACTGTCGTCCAGCAGCGAGGCCGGTGTGAGTAGCTTGCGCTCGATGGCCAGCTGATACAGGAAGGGTTTAAGCGTGGAGCCGGCCTGGCGGGGTGCGAGCACGCCGTCGACAAAGCGGGCGCCTGCACCGGCGCCCGGCGTACCCACCCATGCCAGTACCTCGCCGCTCTGGTTGTCGATCACCACCGCGGCGGCATCGCGGACATTGCGCCCCTGCAATTGCGCCAGGTTCTCCCGCAGCTGCCGGCGCACCTCGGCTTGTAGATGACCGTCCAGGCTGGTGTGCAGACGCTGTCCGGCCGATGGCTTGAGCAGGGCCGCCAGCTCCGGCGCCTCATTCGCGCCGGGTAGGCGCTGCTGTGGCGCTATCAGTACCGCCAGGGCGTGGGCCCGCAGTACCGCGCAGTCGCCGGCTGGGGTGGCGGTCGATGCGGCCAGGGCGCAGGCACGCCGGGCGGCGGTTTCCGCCCCGGTATTGGGCGACCGCAACAGGCTGGCCAGCAGTAAGGCATCGTGTTGGTCCAGGCTGGCGGGCGCCTTGCCGAACAGCAGGCGGCTGGCGGCGTCGATGCCGACCAGTTCGCCGCGAAAGGGCGCCAGATTGAGATAGGCCTCCAGGATCTGGCGCTTGGACCATGCCGTTTCGATCCGGCTGGCCGCCCACATCTGGCCGGTTTTCTGCCAGAGGCTGCGGCGGCCGTTGCGTAGGCGCAATGCGGGATCGAGCAGGCCGGCCAACTGCATGGTGATGGTGCTGGCGCCACGGACGTCACCGCTGGCGCTATCGATCGCGGCGGCGCCCAAGGCGGTCCAATCGATACCGCCATGCTCGAAAAAGTGGCGATCCTCGGCAGCCAGGACAGCCTCCACCAGGCGCGGCGATACCGCATCCAATCCCACCCATTGCAGGCGCCGCTCCTGCGGGTCTATGCGCACTGCCTGCAAGGGTTGGCCTTGGCGATCCAGCAGCAAGGCTTCGGAGGAGCGCCAAGCATGGCGGACCTGCTCTGCCGATGGGGCCGGCGCGCAGGCGGACAGCAAGGGGAGAAAAAGAATAATTGCAGCCAGGCGGAACCTGGCGGCATACCGCCAGTCGGAGGCAGTGCTGCGTGATTGTTGAGTTGTGATCATGTTGCGTTGTTTCTCCTCGATCCTGTCCCCCTGCAGGATTAACTTCATGGCGCGGACTGCAATCCGCGCCAGTTTTTTTCCAAGTACGCCGAAAACGTCAATCGACGTTCAATAACGCGCCATCTCGGGATCCACCTGTTCTGCCCAGGCGGCCACGCCACCATGCAGATTGTAGATATCGTCGAAGCCGGCACGTTCCAGAAAGGCACCCACCTGGTAGCTGCGCATGCCGTGGTGACAGATCACCACGATAGCTTGCTCGGCATCCAGCTCGCCGTGCCTGGCCGGGACCGTGTTCATCGGCAGATGGGTCGCCCCGTCGAGATGGCAGAGGGCGAATTCCCAGTCTTCGCGCACATCCAGCAACAGTGGTTTGACGGTGGAGGGATCGGCCAGCCATTGCGCCAGTTCTACAGGAGAGAGTTGTTTCATGGTGGGGGAGCGTAGTAAGAAGGGATGGGAGAATGGCTCAACCGGCAGAACCGTCCAACTCGGCCGTATACATCTCGGCCTGGCCGTCGCGCAGCAGCACGGTGCGGTTGCGGCCGGCGTGCTTGGCCTGGTATAGCGCACGGTCGGCCGCCTGCAGCATTTCGGTCGCCGCCTGTTCCACGGCATGGACGGTGTGGCGGCCTTCCAGCCCGGCGCAGCCGAAGCTCATGGTAACCGGTACATGGGTGCCTTGCCATTCCACCTGGCGCGCCTCGATCAGGCCGCGCAGCCGGTCGGCCACTTCGGCGGCCTGGTCCGCGCTGGTTTCCGGCAGCAGGATGGCGAATTCCTCGCCACCCAGCCTGCCCACGGTATCGATGGCACGTTTATGTAGGTTGAGCAAACGGGCGACCTCGACCAGGACCGCGTCGCCGGCGGCATGGCCCAGGGTATCGTTGACCAGCTTGAAGTGGTCGATATCGGCCATGATGACCGCCAGCGGGCGTTGACTGCGCTGGCTGCGGCGCGTTTCGCTGGAGAGGGCGGTTAGGAATTGGCGGCGGTTGGGAATGCCGGTCAGGGCGTCGGTGGTGGCCAGCCGGCGCATCTCGGCTTCCACCTTGAGCAGGCGGGTATGTTGTTCGCCCAGCTTGGTATAGGCGCGGGCATTGGCAACCGCCACCGCCACATAGGCGCTGAGGGTGCGGAAGATCAGCTGCTCGCGCGGGCCATAGGCGTGCTCGATGGCGGATTGAATGGTCAGCACGCCCAGCAGCTCATCGCCCACCATCAGCGGGCCAAACCAGGAAGCCAGTACGACCTGGGTGCCTGGCACATGCGACGCGCTGACTTCGCCGGGTTTGTGTTCAACCAGGATCTCGCGTTGTTCGCGTGCGCAGCGGGCCGCTTGCGAGTTCGGGTGATCGAGGGCCAGCCGCCGGTCGGGTACCGACAGACCGTTTTCGACGCCGCGCCCTACCATTTCCTTGCCGTTCGGTTCCAATACCGAGATGCCGACATAGTTGACCTGGGTCAGCCGGCCAAGATTGCTGACCAAGGTCTGCAGCACATTGCCCACGTGCAGGTTGGCGGTGATCTCGCGGCCGATGCGGCCGAGGTTCTCCAGCACCTGCATGGAGGCTTCCAATTCGCGCGCACGGGCAATCTGGGCATCCGCCAAGGTGC contains the following coding sequences:
- the creD gene encoding cell envelope integrity protein CreD; amino-acid sequence: MSRSLFLKVLAIGVLALLLLIPLSMVSGMVSDRQMFREQAIKSISDGTAGSQLLAGPVWVLPYRQQVQVTASDNSGATHTAWRDFQVRVLPDKLAVGGRLRTEMLRRGIYETQRYTADLTVKGHFVLPANAGLAADATRQWGQPYLSVGVQDVRGIKASPTTEWGKEKVGFAPGAKLKALGSGIHAMLPNYDGNAVTVPFSFKLTLDGMDDLSLLPLGRDTEVSLQSDWQTPSFFGRFLPENRDYGPQGFTARWRASWFSSNLSEHFENCVQSNECDPFRGASMGVRLVEPVDVYLQSERAVKYGFLFVFLTFCTFFLTEVLKRVSIHPVQYGLVGMSLAVFFLLLLSFAEQWSFTPAYLLAATACVAQNGFYAAHALGSRLRGLAFAALLAGLYAMLFVLLRSADHALLLGSILLFGLLTAAMVLTRKLDWYGLNNVEEK
- the hslU gene encoding ATP-dependent protease ATPase subunit HslU — protein: MSQMTPQEIVHELDKHIVGQHKAKRAVAVALRNRWRRQQVGEPLRSEITPKNILMIGPTGVGKTEIARRLARLSNAPFIKVEATKFTEVGYVGRDVDSIIRDLVEMALKQTRDIATKRVRGLAEEAAEERVLDALLPPHPSQFGSQSSPGGESGETRQKFRKMLREEKLNDREIEIEVSDGGISAEIFAPPGMEDLSNQIQTMFQGIAQQKRSTRKLKVPEAMKLLIEEEAGRLINQEELKAEALMAVEQNGIVFLDEIDKVTSRSEGHGGDVSRQGVQRDLLPLVEGTTVSTKYGMVKTDHILFIASGAFHLAKPSDLIPELQGRFPIRVELDSLSVADFEQILTGTDACLTKQYQALLATEEVVLEFTPDGIRRLAEIAFQVNEKTENIGARRLYTVMERLLEDVAFSALAGKVSIDAGFVDKRLGELAQSEDLARYVL
- the hslV gene encoding ATP-dependent protease subunit HslV, translating into MQQFDGTTILSVRRGDQVALGGDGQVTLGNVVIKSTARKVRKLYHDKVIVGFAGGTADAFTLFERFEAKLEKHQGHLLRSAVELAKDWRTDRMLRRLEAMLIVADKTATLVITGNGDVLEPEQGIAAIGSGGAFAQAAARALFEHTELAPELIVKKSLEIAGDICIYTNQNHLIETL
- a CDS encoding STAS domain-containing protein, with product MFSFFKKKDVTPDEPLPKAPRLVQPKAAVPPGGQAVESVEAAEAQRELPVLDFTTIGPATISAAKIDVAESDMLSPAMEQAAVSFANDQIDDAISILAGDIVTAEGHHAFDTWLMLFDLYQMRNRRAEFDELALKFVVEFERSAPVWQSGGASSKPAAAPQAAKAGGPYFLFPHKVIADGIEGLLDQLEKHTQTGVAVRVDFGRIDQIESAAAAAIVARWVKFKKKKAKFQPTGGPAFAEKLKTRIEVMRRVEEEAPYWLLLMEIFQLLGLQEDFENTAVDYAITYEMSPPSWDATAKTKTVAEVAADDAKLRAEAPPPEPDEDAFKFEGAIISASDAVFAPLHEYANTHSEVRIDFSRVPRVDFVSAGMLMNTLVALTAQSKHVTLIGANELIVALFRIMGIAEVATIVRKK
- the pbpC gene encoding penicillin-binding protein 1C, giving the protein MITTQQSRSTASDWRYAARFRLAAIILFLPLLSACAPAPSAEQVRHAWRSSEALLLDRQGQPLQAVRIDPQERRLQWVGLDAVSPRLVEAVLAAEDRHFFEHGGIDWTALGAAAIDSASGDVRGASTITMQLAGLLDPALRLRNGRRSLWQKTGQMWAASRIETAWSKRQILEAYLNLAPFRGELVGIDAASRLLFGKAPASLDQHDALLLASLLRSPNTGAETAARRACALAASTATPAGDCAVLRAHALAVLIAPQQRLPGANEAPELAALLKPSAGQRLHTSLDGHLQAEVRRQLRENLAQLQGRNVRDAAAVVIDNQSGEVLAWVGTPGAGAGARFVDGVLAPRQAGSTLKPFLYQLAIERKLLTPASLLDDSPVALDTPAGQYIPQNYDHSFRGPVSVRTSLASSLNIPAVRTLLLVGLDDFHARLKQLGLNLPQPPEHYGYGLALGAAEVRLIDLANAYRTLANGGRQSPWRLSSPPGRHSLAGPAVLDSAASWLVGDILSDRAARAPAFGLDNALATPSWTAVKTGTSKDMRDNWAVGFTRRHTIAVWVGNADGEAMWDVSGVSGAAPAWRAIVARLGDGAIAPPMLAGIEARSIHYQPAVEAARREYFLAGTGQDSVELASSRLGPTIVYPAEQLIVALDPDIPVERQRLQLRAANADGLFWQLDGQRLGPAGTARYWRPVAGKHRLALVDSGGGQRALVSFQVRGQL
- a CDS encoding rhodanese-like domain-containing protein — its product is MKQLSPVELAQWLADPSTVKPLLLDVREDWEFALCHLDGATHLPMNTVPARHGELDAEQAIVVICHHGMRSYQVGAFLERAGFDDIYNLHGGVAAWAEQVDPEMARY